TCGTCCGTGCCGTACCGCATGATCGTCGGGCCGACGGTGTTCAGCGCCATCAGCGGCAGCGGTACGCCGGCCTGCGCGGCCTCGTCGAAGAAGATGAACTGCTCCATCGGGGTCAGCCCGCGGCCGCCGTACTCGGTGGGCCAGCCGACCCCGAGCCAGCCGTCGGAGCCGAGGCGTCGCACGGTCTCGCGGTAGAAGCGCTTCTGGGCGGCCGGGTCCTCGTAGCGGGTGTGGACGTCGTCCGGGACCAGCTCGGCGAAGTACGCCCGCAGCTCGGCGCGGAGGCTGTTCTGTGCGGGCGTGTACTCGAGGTGCATGGCGTCCTCCCGTGGCGGCGTCCTGCGGCGGCCGCGGCGTCCTCGTCCGCGACGCGCGACGGCGCACACGGTAGAACGTGTTCCACAAATGCGGAAGGCTCGCGACTCCGCCGGAACGCCCGCGACCCCGGTTCGGAACGACCGATCCGGGGCCCACGAGAGGATGGCGTGCGTCCTACGGCAGGAGCTCGTCCATGCAGGCACGTCCCTTCTCGGCCATGCGGCGTTCCGCCCAGGCGAGATTCTTCGGATTCAGGTCACGGCCGGAGGCGAGGACCACGTCCTCCGGACCGTATTCGCCCTCCGACCCGGTGTGCAGCAGCCGGTCGGGCGTCGGGATGTCCCCCGGGGACGTCTTGTCGGGCTCAGCGTTCATGCCGCCTCCTACGTGTTCGTCCGGCACTCGCCATTCTCGTGTCCGGTCCCCGTGAGCGCATCCGGGGCCGCCGTCGCCCCCTGTCGACGCGGTGTCGGTGGCGTGTCGACCGGGACGGGGACGGTAGGACCCGGCCCCGCCGTCCCCGAGGAGTACCCGATGCCCCAGCCCCTCCCCCTGCACCGCCTCCACGTCACCGCCGTCCGCCCGGTGACCCCGCGCATGCGCCGGGTCACCCTCGGCGGCCCGAGCCTCGACGGCCTCGTCCTGGCGGGCCCCGACCAGCAGGTGAAGCTGTTCTTCCCCCGGCCGGACCAGGCCGAGCCGGTCCTGCCGGTGCCCGGGCCCGACGGTGACGCGATGCGCTGGTACGGGGCCTACGCGGCGCTCCCCGAGGAGGAACGGCCGTGGATGCGGAGCTACACCCTCCGGGCGCACGACCCGGGCGCCGGGACGGTCGACATCGACTTCTTCCTCCACGGGGACGCCGAGGACGCGGGTCCCGCGACCCGCTGGGCGCGGTCGGCGCGGCCCGGGGACGTCCTGGGCATGTTCGGTCCTTCGGCGGAGTTCGCGGTCCCCGTCGATCCGGGCGCGGGCGACTGGACGCTGCTGTACGCCGACGCCTGCGCGCTCCCCGCGCTCGCCACGGTCGTCGCCGCACTGCCTCCGGGGCAGCGGGCCCTGGCGTACGTCCAGCTGCCCGACGCGGCCGAGGAGCAGCCGCTGCCGACGGCCGGGGACCTGACCGTGCGCCACCTTCGTGACGGCGCCGCGCCGGCCGAGGCCGTACGGGCGGACACCCTGCCCGCCGGCCGGCCGTACGTCTGGCTCGCGGGCGAGGCCTCGGCCGTGCGGGGGCTGCGGCGGCACCTCGTCGAGGAGCGGGGTGTCGACCGGCGCTCGGTGCACTTCACCGGGTACTGGCGCCGCCGCCTCACCCAGGACGACGCGCCGACCCCGGAGGACCTGGCCGAGGCACGCGAGCGCCTGTCGCTCGGCTAGGGGGCGTCCTGTCGATCAGGCCGGATCGGGGTCGGCCAGGCCCTGGCCGCGGACGAGGGTGGCGGCTTCCCTGAGGGAGAGCCCGGCGCCCTCCTCGTACCGGCGGGTGTACGTCTCCGCCGGCAGGGCCCGGCGGAGCACCTCCTCGGCGCGGGCCCGGATCGCGGCCTCGGTCTGCGGGGTGAAGGGGCGGAAGCCGCCGCCCGTGTCGGAGCCGACGTGGGCGTCGTACCCGCCGAGGAGCCGCGCTCCCGTCTCGGCGTCGTCCGGTCCGCCGAGGCCGCCACGGGCCCAGGCGGCGGTCGCGAACTGGGCGACGACCAGGTGCGGGGCGACCAGGTGGGCGAGGGTCTCCACGTCCGCGACGGCCCGGGCGAGCCGCTTCAGCGCCCGGTCGTAGGCGCCGTCGAGGCAGTCGAGCCACGCCCAGGTACCGCCGACGAGACCCCAGAAGAGCGCCGGGGTGACCTCCCCGAACTCTCCCTCCAGGAGGGAGAGCTGCGCGCGTGCGAGGCGGGTGCGCCCGGTGTGGCCGTAGTGCTGGGCGAGCAGCAGCCGGCCGGCGCCGGCGGACTCGGCGCCCCACTGCCCGGCCTCGTCGGCGGCCTCGGCCAGCAGGCGTTCGGCCTCCGGGTCTCCCGCCGGGGCGAGCCGGAGCCGTACGGCCGCGAGGCGGGCCGTGAAGACGGGCACCTGGGAGCGCGCGCCGACGCGGGCTGCGGCGTCGGTGGCCCGCTCGAAGTCGGCGGCGGCCTCGGCGAGCCGGCCCGCGCGCTCGTTGGCCTCGCCGCGCGCGGCGAGGGACTCCGCGATCCCCCAGGAGTCCCCGGCCGCCTCGAAGAGGGCGAGCGCCTCGGCCGCGTCGCCGCCGTGGCCGGCGAGCTTGGCCCGCATGAGGAGCGCGAAGCCCAGGTCCCAGCCGGGGCCGTGCGCGCGGCAGGCGTCGACGATCAGGGTCAGGGTCTCGTCGAGACCGGTGAGCTCCCCGGTCATCAGCCGGGCGAAGTACCACATCGTGCCCGGCTGGCGGCAGGTCTGCGGGAGGCCGGGGCGGTACGCGGCGACGAGGGCGGTGAGGCGGGTGCGGGTCTCGGGCCGTTCGAGGGCGGTGGCGCCGCCGTCGCCGCCCTCGGTCGCGAGCGCGTACAGACGGCCGCCGCGCCGGGCCTCCCACAGCCGCTCGCCGGTCCACGGCGGGGGCACGTCCACGCACCGGCCGTCCAGCGGCTCGGCGGGGCGCACGGGCTCCTCGAACGGGTCGGGGCCGAGGCGGCCGGTCTCGGCGGCCCAGGTGCGGGCGTCGACCTGGTGGTTGCGGAGCTGCCAGAACCAGCTCAGCACATGGACGAGGCAGAGCAGCTCCTGCTCGTCGCCGAGCGCCACGGCGGTCCGGAGGGCGCCGCGCAGATTGCCGTGCTCCCGCTCGAAGCGGGCGATGGCGGCGATCTGACCGGGACCGCGCAGCTCCGGATCGGTCCGGCGGGCGAACTCCCGGTAGTACGTGAGGTGCCGGCGCGCGACGGCCACGCGCTCCCCGGCCTCGTCGAGCCGCTCCCCCGCGTACTCAGCGACGGTCTCCAGCAGCCGGAAACGCATCCCGCCGTCGTCCGGGGCGGTCACCACGAGC
This is a stretch of genomic DNA from Streptomyces sp. R44. It encodes these proteins:
- a CDS encoding siderophore-interacting protein; protein product: MPQPLPLHRLHVTAVRPVTPRMRRVTLGGPSLDGLVLAGPDQQVKLFFPRPDQAEPVLPVPGPDGDAMRWYGAYAALPEEERPWMRSYTLRAHDPGAGTVDIDFFLHGDAEDAGPATRWARSARPGDVLGMFGPSAEFAVPVDPGAGDWTLLYADACALPALATVVAALPPGQRALAYVQLPDAAEEQPLPTAGDLTVRHLRDGAAPAEAVRADTLPAGRPYVWLAGEASAVRGLRRHLVEERGVDRRSVHFTGYWRRRLTQDDAPTPEDLAEARERLSLG